Genomic DNA from Anaerolineae bacterium:
ATTCGCAACCAGGCTAAAGAGGTACAGACGTCATCAAAGAGCAAATATTGGGCTATGCCAATGGTTTCAACCTGTTCAGAACTCACCACTGAATGGAAGCGAGGTAAAGGGTTTCCTACGGTATGGGGCAGGGCGGCTAAGAGTTCGTTTGGAATATAAACATATTCCTCAATTCCATGTTCCCCCTCAAAAAAATCCTGAAACACCAAAGCCTGAAAGAATAACTGCTCGCTGGCGTTGTGAGGTGAGAGAAGAATGGCTTCGCGATCCCTTTTCGCCGCTCCGACCTGGCGAATTTCGCCGTATTTTCGGGTGAAAACTGCGCTGGGGAGACGTCCCTGATGGTTTCGTAAGTCTTCGAGTGCCCTCTGGGCATCCGTAGAGAGACTTTGGAGGACAATGTGGAGGTTTTGTGGATCAGTCATCCAGGTGCATAGTTGCTCAATGGCTGTCCTTTTATCTTGGAGTTGGTCATTGAAGCTCCAGTTCTTTGCAAGGATTCTTAAGAAACCCAGATCGTATTTACTCAAGCTCTGGGATATCCTGGGCATAGCGGTTTAGCTAACCACCTGGATGGCGGACGGAATGAGATTGACCTTAAGGGAGTGGATGTCCATGCCAAAGCCGGAGAAAATTTCTCCATCGGTGTGGATAACCAGATTTTGATCGGCATGAATTTCCATTTCGGTAAACTCCCCTCTCCGGGTCAGGCTAAATTTAAGATGAGTACCTCGCATCACCTCGGGTAAGAGCCTTAGCATCATGGCTCGAGAGACCTGGGGAATGCCAACGTAATTAAAGACACCATCATCGACCTTAGCCGGAGGGTAGACATGGAAACCACCTCCTTCGCGGTTACCATTACAAAGGATGAATAAAAGCAATTGATCCGACCAGGATTTTTGCCCGGTTTTAATTTCAAAATGGGGAGCTTTGCTGTTCAGAATGATCGTTTGCATCACTGCCAGTAAATAGATCAGAAAGCCACTAAAAGCCGTAAAACGGCGCGAGCGGATGGTGACAATCGCATCAAAACCAATTCCCAAAGCGTTGTCCCAATATTCAACCCGGCCGCGGTTGTCTTCTACCCTGCCGATGTCCACCCATTTTGGAGTACCGGTAAAGATTTGGCGAATGGCATACTCTGGTTCAGGGTTCATCCCAACTGCAAAGGCAAAATCATTGCCGGAGCCAAGTGGCACAATGCCGAGCTGAGGGCGTTGTTCTGGAGGGACTTGCATTAAACCGTTGACCACCTCGTGGGTTGTTCCATCACCACCAGCGGAGATGATGAGATCATAGCCGTCCAGCGCGGCTTGTTTTGCCAGTTCTGTGGCATGCGTTGGATAAACGGTTCCAGTCCAGTCTGCTCCACCAAATTCCTGGACGATAGGGCGCAAGTTCGACGCCTTATGCCATGCTCGCCCAAGGTCCGCGTTGGGATTGACGATTAGTTTCACTTTTCGCTTTTGCATATCCTTCTCACCGTAGGTAGGTTTGGTATTTTAGTAGCGAGATTTCATCTGGTTTGTTGGGATCAGGATTTGTCCTTCTTCGGGGTCACCGATCAGGGAAACGGAAGATGGATCATGTTTTGCCAGCCAGGCACAATACGCGGCGATGGTTGCGTCTAACTCGTTAGGTAATAACACAAGATGCTTGGGAAAGTTTCCCTGCAAGACTTTATAACGGGTGACTTCTTCGAAGAAGCGCATGGGATCGGGAAGTTGAATATTCCTTTCATAGAGTAACAATTGTCTTTGCAGGCGTCCTTCGAGAGTTTGTTTGGGTAAGGGGTGATGGCCTAGTAGAATGGTGAAAGCAGCATGGGGATAGGTTTCGATAAATTGATGGGAGGCGTTCTCGGTAGGAAAACGTCGAAAACCCATCTGTTGCAATTTTCGGTAAAACTGAAATCCCTTCTGCATCCAACGTGGGCAGGCATGTTCTTGGTCTGGGGTAGGGATGATCTTGATGCGATGTTTGCGGAGGATTACTTCGCACAGGCGGTAGTTGAGCCACCGACCGGGCTTTAAGGGTGGAGAAACCGTGCTGCGGATGGCTTCGTTTTCCAGAAGTCTCTGATTTGGCTGATAGGGTGAGCAAACAGCGACAATGCAATTTGGGTAGTTTCCAATGTGAGTGAGTGTGTCGGATAGATCTGCCCAACCTTTTTGCACGAGAGAAAGCTGATCGTCTAGAACGATGAAGACAAAAGGCTTTGTCCCCCCCAAAGGGTCAACTCCGATATAGTGGGCGTTTTGAAACATTCTCACCATCCCGAAGCGGGGAATAACGGATAACTGCTTTGAGTTTAGTCGAAAAGAACAGAAAATGCAATAAGGCTGAACCAAAAATTTGCTCGAAATATGCCGAAGGATTTGCTGAGCGCAACGTTGACGAGAGTCTCGCATTCTCAATACACATATTCAGCAATAGAAATGCTCCTGACCTGTCTCATTATAGAAAACATACGTTATACTTGGAGGTAGATCGATGTTCGGTATTGGCTATATTTTATTTGTATCAAGAGGAGGATAAAGCGATGACGGAACAATTCAAATTGACTTATGCGACGATGTTTAATCCACCCGAGGAACTCCATCTCCGTTTCGATGAAGCCTTACAGCGAGTGAAGGCAAATCTGGGTAGGGAATATGGTTTAATCATCAACAATCAGGATCGTTTTACGGACGCAAAGGTCGAGGATCGCTCACCAATCAATCAAGACCTGGTATTGGGGATTTTTCAGAAAGGCGGGGTTGCAGAAGCTCAGGAAGCCTTGAAGGCAGCGCGCACAGCCTTTCCAAAATGGAGCCGCCTAGACTGGAGAGAGCGGGTAAATTATCTTCGCAAAGTTGCCGACCTGATTGATCAACGCACATTTGATATTGCCGCTGCTTTATGTCTGGAAGTTGGCAAAAACCGCATGGAAGCGCTTGGAGATGTTGCCGAAACGGCTGATCTCATCCGCTATGCCTGCGATCAGATGGAGAAAAATAACGGTTACATTGTTCAAATGGGCAGCGATCCACTGGTTGGATACAAAGCGACCAATATTTCGGTTTTACGACCCTATGGTGTCTGGCTGGTCATCAGTCCCTTTAATTTTCCAAGCGCATTGAGTGGGGGACCGATGGGAGCGGCTTTAGTGACCGGCAATACGGTCGTGATCAAACCGGCTACCGATACGCCCTGGACGGTGCGTCTTCTAGTGGAGTGCTTCCGTGATGCCGGCTTACCCGAAGGGGTCTGCAATTATGTTACCGGACCAGGTAGCACGCTTGGGCAGGCGTTGATCGAAAGCGAACTGGTAGATGGAATTACGTTTACCGGTTCCTACGATGTAGGAATGAAAATTTATCGTGACTTTGCACAAGGGAAATATGTGCGCCCAATCATTCTGGAGTTAGGGGGTAAAAATCCAGCGATTGTCAGCCGCCATGCTGACCTGGAACGCGCGGCAATTGGGATCGTGCGATCTGCCTTTGGATTACAAGGGCAAAAGTGTTCAGCTTGCTCACGAGTTTATGTCGAAGAGCCCATGTATGAAGCGCTGGTCAATCGCCTGGTCGAATTGACTCAGAAGCTGGCGATCGGCGACCCAACCGATCGGAATGTTTATTTGGGACCAGTAATCAATCAAAAAGCCTATCAAGATTATCAGCATTATGCGGAGGAATTGTCGCAAGCCGGCACCATTTTGACCGGTGGAAAAATCCTGACCGATGGGGATTACGGTAAAGGCTATTTTTGTAGTCCTACACTGGTAACCGATTTGCCCTTAGAACATCGCCTTTGGAAACATGAAATGTTCCTACCCATTACGACCATTGCCAAAGTCGTCAATTTGGAACAGGCGATGCAACTGGCAAATGACGTGGATTACGGTCTTACGGCGGGCTTTTATGGCACAAAGGAAGAAGCAAAATGGTTCTTTGATAACATCCAGGCTGGCGTCACCTATGCAAACCGTCCTCAGGGAGCGACAACCGGCGCATGGCCTGGTTATCAACCGTTTGGTGGATGGAAAGCCAGCGGCTCAACCGGTAAAAATGCCGGTGGACTTTATTACCTGCCACTTTACCTGCATGAACAAATCCAAACCTTGATTGAGTGACGAGAGCATGGCACAGGTTGTACCTTTGCGCAACCTTTCACATTGAGGGAGTGTTCAGTCAATAACTTATGGAGGAAGAGCCACTAGGGTATCGCGTCGGAATCTTTTTCATCGTCGTTGGCTTCATGGCGTTGATACCCTTTGTGGCTTCTGAACAATTAAACCAACCAGATTATCGGTATTTCTTTAGCGGGGTCTTTTTATTGGTAGCGGGTGGGGTGTTGATGTGGCGCAATCGTCCGCCTAAACGGCAGGATGTTCAACGCTTTCGCATCTTCAAACGCAAACCAAAGGATAAACGAAAAGAGTGAATTATGAGCAAATTGATGACTTTATCCGAAGCGATCAATAGATACGTGCAAGATGGTGATCTGGTCTATGCGGCTGGCTTTACCCACTTAATCCCTTTTGCAGCCGGGCACGAGATCATTCGCCAACATAAGAAAAACTTAGTATTGGCTCGTGCTACTCCCGATTTGATCTACGATCAAATTGTAGCTGCTGGTTGCGCAAGAAAAGTAATCTTTTCGTATATGGGCAACCCTGGGGTTGGTTCATTACGGATTGTTCGCGCCGAGATCGAGGCAGGCAACCTGGAATGGGAAGAGTACTCCCACTTTAGCATGATCTCTCGCTTACAAGCGGGTGCAAGCGGTTTACCTTTTATGCCGATGAACCCGACTGCCGCTGGCGATTTAGAACGCGTAAATAGCAACTACCGACAGGTGATCGATCCATATAGTGGCAATGTGGTCGTTGTTGTGCCTCCATTGAAACCGGATGTGGCTATCGTCCATGTTCAACGCTGTGATGCGGATGGCAACGCCCATATCTGGGGCATTATTGGCGAACAAAAGGAAGCCGCATTTGCTGCTGAGCGGGTGATCATTACGGCTGAGGAGATTGTAGATGAAAGTGTGATCCGCTCTGACCCGAATCGAACCCTGATTCCGGCTTTCATTGTGGATGCGGTTTGCCATGTGCCCTATTGTGCACATCCCTCCTATACGCAGGGGTACTACGATCGGGATAATGAATTCTACCTGCAATGGGATGAGATCAGCAAGAGCCGCCAAAAGGTGCAGGAGTATCTTGAAGAATGGGTTTTCGGGGTGGCAGATCGAAACGCTTATTGGGAAAAACTTGGTGATGAAGTGCACCAACGATTGCGGGTTGGCGAGCGATTGAGCAGCCCGGTGAATTACGGCCTGTACTAGAGAAAGGGACACCTCAATGAGCGAATATACTTCACCTGAACTGTTGACCATCAATGCTGCCCGTCTCCTCCGGGATGGAGATGTAGTTTTTGTGGGTGTGGGCTTACCAAATCTTGCCTGCAATCTTGCCCGCCGCACCCACGCCCCCAACCTGGTCATGATTTACGAAGCGGGCGTGATTGGCGCCCAACCAGCCCGATTACCGCTCTCGATTGGAGACCCCACCCTGGTTTCTGGAGCGCTTTCAGTTTGTAGCATGTATGATATTTTTGCCCTTTACCTGCAACGCGGTAATATTGATGTTGGTTTTCTGGGAGGCGCCCAAATCGATCGCTTTGGTAATATCAATGCCACGGTCATTGGCGATTACGCACACCCCAAAGTTCGCCTGCCTGGCTCAGGCGGATCGATGGAAATTGCAGCCTGGGCAAACCGTTGTTATATCATCACTCCCCATCAGAAACGGCGTTTCCCTGAAAAGGTCGACTTTCGAACTTCGGCTGGCTTCTTAAACCACCGTAGCGAACGGGAAGCTGCCGGCTTAAGAGGTAGTGGTCCTCAAGCGATTGTCACTGATATCGGGATCCTCGAGCCGGATGAAAACGGAGAATTAATACTCACTGCGCTCCATCCTGGTCGAACGGTTGAGGAGGCAAAAGAAAATACCGGCTGGGAGTTGAAAATTTCAGCTTCTCTCAGGTTTACAGAACCGCCAAGTGAGAAGGAACTGAAAATACTGCGCGAAGAGCTTGACCCGAACCGCATTTACTTGAAAGGGGGGGAATAAGTGAAATTATTCATCTATCAAGGACGTTTACGCTCAGCCTGGCGGTTATTGCTGCATACCTGTATGGTTCTGTTTTTCACATTTCTTTTTGGGATTCCATTGATCCTCATTGCGGGAGGAGCGGAAAATTTAGCGTCTCAACCAACCGGACAGGGGTTTACAAGCTTTGAGAACCGCTTGTTTCTGATTTCGCAATTGTCATTTGCCCTGGGTCTAACCCTGGCTACGTATCTCGCCCGCCGCTGGCTGGATAAAAAGTCCTTTCGCAGTTTGGGATTAGAACTCAATCGCTATGCCGGGTTCGATTTGGTGGCTGGAATCTTGATTGCTGGCTGTATGATGGGCGCAATTTTTCTTTTCGAGCTCGTATTCGGTTGGTTGCGAATTGAAAGTTATGCGTGGCAGACAGAAAATTTGGGCGAGCTGGGGCAAGAGATCCTACAGGTTGCTCTCTTGTTTCTTCTGGTTGGGTGGACGGAGGAGCTGCTTTCACGTGGTTATCAACTCCAGAATTTAGTGGAAGGGTTGAACAAGCCGATTGGGGTGATTCTATCTTCATTGATTTTTGCGATTTTACATCAAGCGAATCCTTCCTTTACATTGAGTGCGTTTATCGGTTTGTTTTTCGCTGGCCTGTTTTTTTGTCTTGCAACTTACCGTTTTGGCAATTTATGGATGCCGATTGGTTTGCATATCGGTTGGAATTTCTTCGAAGGAGTGGTTTTTGGATTTCAGGTGAGCGGGTTGGATAACCTGCCGAAATTGATTCACCAGAGCGTTGATGGCCCAACGTGGTTGACGGGCGGCG
This window encodes:
- a CDS encoding Transcription regulator [contains diacylglycerol kinase catalytic domain], yielding MRPIVQEFGGADWTGTVYPTHATELAKQAALDGYDLIISAGGDGTTHEVVNGLMQVPPEQRPQLGIVPLGSGNDFAFAVGMNPEPEYAIRQIFTGTPKWVDIGRVEDNRGRVEYWDNALGIGFDAIVTIRSRRFTAFSGFLIYLLAVMQTIILNSKAPHFEIKTGQKSWSDQLLLFILCNGNREGGGFHVYPPAKVDDGVFNYVGIPQVSRAMMLRLLPEVMRGTHLKFSLTRRGEFTEMEIHADQNLVIHTDGEIFSGFGMDIHSLKVNLIPSAIQVVS
- a CDS encoding Delta-1-pyrroline-5-carboxylate dehydrogenase produces the protein MTEQFKLTYATMFNPPEELHLRFDEALQRVKANLGREYGLIINNQDRFTDAKVEDRSPINQDLVLGIFQKGGVAEAQEALKAARTAFPKWSRLDWRERVNYLRKVADLIDQRTFDIAAALCLEVGKNRMEALGDVAETADLIRYACDQMEKNNGYIVQMGSDPLVGYKATNISVLRPYGVWLVISPFNFPSALSGGPMGAALVTGNTVVIKPATDTPWTVRLLVECFRDAGLPEGVCNYVTGPGSTLGQALIESELVDGITFTGSYDVGMKIYRDFAQGKYVRPIILELGGKNPAIVSRHADLERAAIGIVRSAFGLQGQKCSACSRVYVEEPMYEALVNRLVELTQKLAIGDPTDRNVYLGPVINQKAYQDYQHYAEELSQAGTILTGGKILTDGDYGKGYFCSPTLVTDLPLEHRLWKHEMFLPITTIAKVVNLEQAMQLANDVDYGLTAGFYGTKEEAKWFFDNIQAGVTYANRPQGATTGAWPGYQPFGGWKASGSTGKNAGGLYYLPLYLHEQIQTLIE
- a CDS encoding 3-oxoadipate CoA-transferase subunit A — encoded protein: MSKLMTLSEAINRYVQDGDLVYAAGFTHLIPFAAGHEIIRQHKKNLVLARATPDLIYDQIVAAGCARKVIFSYMGNPGVGSLRIVRAEIEAGNLEWEEYSHFSMISRLQAGASGLPFMPMNPTAAGDLERVNSNYRQVIDPYSGNVVVVVPPLKPDVAIVHVQRCDADGNAHIWGIIGEQKEAAFAAERVIITAEEIVDESVIRSDPNRTLIPAFIVDAVCHVPYCAHPSYTQGYYDRDNEFYLQWDEISKSRQKVQEYLEEWVFGVADRNAYWEKLGDEVHQRLRVGERLSSPVNYGLY
- a CDS encoding 3-oxoadipate CoA-transferase subunit B gives rise to the protein MSEYTSPELLTINAARLLRDGDVVFVGVGLPNLACNLARRTHAPNLVMIYEAGVIGAQPARLPLSIGDPTLVSGALSVCSMYDIFALYLQRGNIDVGFLGGAQIDRFGNINATVIGDYAHPKVRLPGSGGSMEIAAWANRCYIITPHQKRRFPEKVDFRTSAGFLNHRSEREAAGLRGSGPQAIVTDIGILEPDENGELILTALHPGRTVEEAKENTGWELKISASLRFTEPPSEKELKILREELDPNRIYLKGGE
- a CDS encoding CAAX amino terminal protease family, with translation MVLFFTFLFGIPLILIAGGAENLASQPTGQGFTSFENRLFLISQLSFALGLTLATYLARRWLDKKSFRSLGLELNRYAGFDLVAGILIAGCMMGAIFLFELVFGWLRIESYAWQTENLGELGQEILQVALLFLLVGWTEELLSRGYQLQNLVEGLNKPIGVILSSLIFAILHQANPSFTLSAFIGLFFAGLFFCLATYRFGNLWMPIGLHIGWNFFEGVVFGFQVSGLDNLPKLIHQSVDGPTWLTGGAFGPEAGGILAIGLLTGIGLMILYQRWRGALIG